A single genomic interval of Streptomyces sp. 1222.5 harbors:
- a CDS encoding AAA domain-containing protein: MTTVDFDPGAAAARATDAILHDTLHGTERGVVVDSPPGAGKSTLVVRAALELAGAGRSLMVVAQTNAQVDDLVLRLAEKSPDLPVGRLHSSDSDPYDKALDDLPNVRPSAKAADLNGLPVVLSTAAKWAHVKVDEPWRHAIVDEAYQMRSDSLLAVAGLFERALFVGDPGQLDPFAIVGSEQWAGLSYDPSASAVTTLLAHNPELPQHRLPVSWRLPASAAPLVSAAFYPYTPFRSGTGHGDRRLAFAVPSDGSGPDRVIDEAAECGWGLLELPARHTPRTDPEAVRAVALVVRRLLDRGGAAVSERSPDPAPLTADRIAVGTAHRDQAAAVRAALADLGVRDVTVDTANRLQGREYDVTVVLHPLSGRPDATAFHLETGRLCVLASRHRHACIVVCRAGVEDLLDDYPSTEPVQLGTLVKFPDGWEANHAVLAHLTEHRVTRHP, from the coding sequence GTGACGACCGTCGACTTCGATCCCGGAGCCGCGGCCGCCCGCGCCACCGACGCGATCCTGCACGACACGCTGCACGGCACGGAGCGGGGCGTGGTGGTCGACTCCCCGCCCGGCGCCGGCAAGTCCACCCTGGTGGTCCGCGCGGCCCTCGAACTGGCCGGGGCCGGCCGCTCGTTGATGGTGGTGGCCCAGACGAACGCCCAGGTGGACGATCTGGTCCTGCGGCTCGCCGAGAAGAGTCCGGACCTGCCCGTGGGCCGCCTGCACAGCAGTGACAGCGACCCGTACGACAAGGCGCTGGACGACCTGCCGAACGTCCGCCCGTCGGCGAAGGCGGCCGACCTGAACGGCCTGCCGGTGGTGCTCTCCACGGCCGCGAAGTGGGCGCACGTCAAGGTGGACGAGCCCTGGCGGCACGCCATCGTGGACGAGGCGTACCAGATGCGCTCCGACTCCCTGCTCGCCGTGGCGGGCCTGTTCGAACGGGCGCTGTTCGTGGGCGACCCGGGCCAGCTGGACCCGTTCGCGATCGTCGGCAGCGAGCAGTGGGCGGGCCTGTCGTACGACCCGTCGGCCTCGGCGGTCACCACCCTGCTGGCGCACAACCCGGAGCTTCCCCAGCACCGCCTCCCGGTGTCCTGGCGGCTCCCGGCGTCGGCGGCCCCCCTGGTCTCCGCCGCGTTCTACCCGTACACCCCGTTCCGCAGCGGCACCGGCCACGGCGACCGCCGGCTGGCCTTCGCGGTGCCCTCCGACGGCTCCGGCCCGGACCGGGTGATCGACGAGGCGGCGGAGTGCGGCTGGGGCCTGCTGGAGCTGCCCGCCCGGCACACCCCGCGCACGGACCCGGAGGCGGTGCGCGCGGTGGCGCTGGTCGTACGGCGGCTGCTGGACCGGGGCGGCGCGGCGGTCTCGGAGCGCTCACCGGACCCCGCCCCCCTCACCGCCGACCGGATCGCCGTCGGCACGGCCCACCGCGACCAGGCGGCGGCGGTCCGCGCGGCGCTGGCCGACCTCGGCGTGCGGGACGTGACGGTGGACACCGCGAACCGTCTCCAGGGCCGTGAGTACGACGTCACCGTGGTCCTGCACCCGCTCTCCGGCCGCCCCGACGCGACCGCGTTCCACCTGGAGACCGGCCGCCTGTGCGTCCTGGCGTCCCGGCACCGGCACGCCTGCATCGTGGTCTGCCGGGCCGGCGTGGAAGACCTCCTGGACGACTACCCGTCCACGGAACCCGTCCAGCTGGGCACCCTGGTGAAGTTCCCGGACGGCTGGGAGGCGAACCACGCGGTCCTGGCCCACCTCACAGAACACCGCGTCACCCGGCACCCCTGA